The following coding sequences are from one Scomber japonicus isolate fScoJap1 chromosome 3, fScoJap1.pri, whole genome shotgun sequence window:
- the zc3h11a gene encoding zinc finger CCCH domain-containing protein 11A isoform X3, producing MTNHGDDCYFFYYSTCAKGDSCPFRHCEAAMGNETVCNLWQEGRCFRTVCKFRHMEITKKRKEIPCYWENHPAGCQKPHCAFFHEKARYIDGAYVPPDKSQSKNEEQPCEEPAPAPPAPLPTAANPQLRGVIKTEGQEPVPSPTHPPVVINPADDDEDEDDQFSEEGEEGKVGTSPRKLPKSDESLNFGVSTLEEIRLRKALKASMKRAGYPIQSADTSANGEKENIQSFFRPALYEARDALLVFEEPGRPRGSVAERLGRKVPITDVKREGLKRSLAERLGRGVDEEEHPQKFLKPVKERLGLHAGHVGLTEAAADTNTGPEKAAEQIRIKTLEEIRQEKAAQSQSQKDGPSATAEIIVNTKTTKGVKRAITVKDDSIGHIKTFSEILHAKKKKEEQEHNPSAKKTRHAAEKAPGKIQGEPDPAEPGPEAPNTGEIRVKTLEEIRREKAARIQVQQSQDTENKKCPKTEENSAKKPRLLRAKKAASQSITTSENSDEVTEKPLKTPAAAPQTMSATNSVKVKSFEEIMREKRLRRQEMEEQASSSSKDKADSEAVPSQKPTTGSTLKRKVPARVTLTPPGSSSPSSTTVVPDSTPSAQKVPVRKQIPFKSKAASPLNSTAAVPVQQGESQSCSQSPSSSREVPERNTVSSTAPSAARPTRAAPQGPTAEKILNTNRKKSPEHSADTKVRPKLNVKPSVMKPAVQVKPGPKRRGVERSAVAAVKPLNSTSTVLEEPLQDAACRDRQVFPSSSTEAQLSSAVPHSPSTLLETGSSSSPLREDLQTVPVFKQSPSQETRPASTAAATETCTVPQSPIMKSPTQHKPRRPSVAQPRTTSASSATSTSAVDDFEELINEFTDDHMEDDVDPGIGEDDLLQELSEMIDS from the exons ATGACCAACCATGGAGATGACTGCTACTTCTTTTACTATTCCACCTGCGCCAAA GGAGACAGCTGCCCATTCAGACACTGTGAGGCAGCTATGGGAAACGAGACTGTCTGCAACCTCTGGCAGGAGGGGCGCTGCTTCCGTACCGTCTGCAAGTTTCGCCACATGGAGATCACA aaaaagagaaaggagatcCCTTGTTATTGGGAGAACCATCCAGCTGGCTGCCAAAAGCCACACTGTGCCTTCTTCCATGAAAAGGCCCGTTATATTGATGGTGCCTACGTCCCACCTGATAAAA GTCAAAGCAAGAACGAGGAGCAGCCGTGCGAGGAACCAGCTCCTGCACCACCTGCCCCTCTCCCCACTGCAGCTAACCCTCAGCTCAGAGGAGTCATCAAGACAGAGGGTCAGGAGCCTGTGCCGagccccacccacccaccagtGGTGATTAATCCAGCTGACGATGACGAGGACGAAGATG ATCAGTTctcagaggagggagaggagggcaAGGTCGGCACTTCTCCTAGAAAGCTCCCCAAATCAG ATGAATCGCTGAACTTTGGAGTGAGCACCTTGGAGGAGATCCGGCTGAGGAAGGCCCTGAAGGCCAGCATGAAGAGAGCCGGTTATCCCATTCAGAGCGCTGACACCTCTGCcaatggagagaaagaaaacatccaGTCATTTTTCAGACCGGCCCTTTATGAAGCCAGAGATG CCCTGCTTGTTTTTGAAGAACCTGGGAGACCTAGAGGCAGTGTGGCTGAAAGGCTCGGAAGGAAGGTGCCCATCACAG ATGTGAAAAGAGAAGGACTGAAAAGGAGTCTAGCTGAACGTCTGGGCCGAGGTGTGGATGAAGAAGAGCATCCTCAGAAAT TTTTAAAGCCTGTTAAAGAAAGACTTGGATTGCATGCTGGTCATGTTGGACTCACTGAAGCAG CAGCTGATACCAATACAGGCCCAGAGAAAGCTGCTGAGCAGATCCGCATCAAAACTCTGGAGGAGATCAGACAAGAGAAAGCAGCTCAGTCTCAGAGCCAGAAAGACGGTCCTTCAGCCACAGCTGAAATCATCGTTAACACTAAAACCACAAAGGGTGTAAAACGAGCCATCACCGTCAAAGACGACTCCATCGGCCACATAAAAACCTTCTCTGAGATCCTCCATGccaagaagaaaaaggaggagcaggagcacaACCCCAGCGCTAAGAAGACCAGGCATGCTGCTGAGAAAGCTCCAGGCAAGATCCAGGGAGAGCCTGACCCAGCTGAACCCGGGCCTGAGGCTCCAAACACAGGGGAGATCAGGGTGAAGACCCTGGAGGAGATCCGCAGAGAGAAGGCAGCCAGGATTCAAGTCCAGCAGTCTCAGGACACTGAAAACAAGAAGTGCCCGAAAACTGAGGAGAACAGTGCTAAGAAGCCTCGCCTACTGCGCGCCAAGAAAGCAGCTTCTCAAA GCATCACCACATCTGAGAATAGTGATGAAGTGACGGAGAAGCCACTGAagactcctgctgctgctccacag ACCATGTCTGCCACCAACAGTGTCAAGGTAAAGAGCTTTGAGGAGATCATGCGGGAGAAACGCCTCCGCAGGCaggagatggaggagcaggCTTCTTCCAGCAGCAAGGACAAAGCTGACTCTGAAGCAGTGCCGTCACAAAAACCAACAACAGGCAGCACCCTGAAGAGGAAGGTTCCTGCTAGAGTCACCCTCACACCACCAGGCTCTTCATCACCCTCCTCAACCACTGTGGTCCCTGACTCTACCCCCTCCGCCCAAAAAGTCCCCGTTCGTAAACAGATCCCCTTCAAATCCAAGGCTGCGTCACCTCTGAACAGCACTGCTGCTGTACCTGTACAGCAGGGTGAGAGCCAGTCCTGCTCACAGAGCCCCAGCAGCTCCAGAGAGGTCCCAGAAAGAAACACAGTGAGCTCCACTGCTCCATCAGCAGCCAGGCCGACCAGAGCAGCTCCTCAGGGTCCCACTGCTGAGAAAATACTCAACACTAATCGGAAGAAGTCCCCAGAACACAGTGCAGACACCAAAG TGAGGCCCAAACTGAATGTGAAGCCGTCTGTGATGAAGCCTGCAGTGCAGGTGAAGCCGGGCCcgaagaggagaggagtagagCGGTCTGCTGTAGCTGCTGTCAAACCTCTGAACAGCACCTCCACTGTGCTGGAGGAGCCACTGCAGGATGCAGcatgcagagacagacag GTGTTCCCATCCTCCAGCACAGAGGCTCAGCTGAGCTCAGCTGTTCCTCATAGTCCCAGCACCCTGCTGGAGACAGGCTCCAGCTCCAGCCCTCTGAGAGAAGATCTGCAGACTGTCCCTGTCTTCAAACAGAGTCCAAGCCAAGAAACCAGGCCGGCCAGCACTGCTGCTGCCACAGAGACCTGTACAGTCCCCCAAAG ccCAATCATGAAGAGTCCCACTCAGCATAAGCCACGGAGACCGAGTGTGGCCCAGCCGCGCACCACCTCCGCCTCCAGCGCCACCTCCACCTCAGCCGTGGACGACTTCGAAGAGCTGATCAACGAGTTTACGGACGACCACATGGAGGACGACGTGGACCCCGGCATCGGAGAGGATGACTTACTGCAGGAGTTGTCAgagatgattgacagctga
- the zc3h11a gene encoding zinc finger CCCH domain-containing protein 11A isoform X4 codes for MTNHGDDCYFFYYSTCAKGDSCPFRHCEAAMGNETVCNLWQEGRCFRTVCKFRHMEITKKRKEIPCYWENHPAGCQKPHCAFFHEKARYIDGAYVPPDKSQSKNEEQPCEEPAPAPPAPLPTAANPQLRGVIKTEGQEPVPSPTHPPVVINPADDDEDEDDQFSEEGEEGKVGTSPRKLPKSDESLNFGVSTLEEIRLRKALKASMKRAGYPIQSADTSANGEKENIQSFFRPALYEARDALLVFEEPGRPRGSVAERLGRKVPITDVKREGLKRSLAERLGRGVDEEEHPQKFLKPVKERLGLHAGHVGLTEAAADTNTGPEKAAEQIRIKTLEEIRQEKAAQSQSQKDGPSATAEIIVNTKTTKGVKRAITVKDDSIGHIKTFSEILHAKKKKEEQEHNPSAKKTRHAAEKAPGKIQGEPDPAEPGPEAPNTGEIRVKTLEEIRREKAARIQVQQSQDTENKKCPKTEENSAKKPRLLRAKKAASQTGITTSENSDEVTEKPLKTPAAAPQTMSATNSVKVKSFEEIMREKRLRRQEMEEQASSSSKDKADSEAVPSQKPTTGSTLKRKVPARVTLTPPGSSSPSSTTVVPDSTPSAQKVPVRKQIPFKSKAASPLNSTAAVPVQQGESQSCSQSPSSSREVPERNTVSSTAPQGPTAEKILNTNRKKSPEHSADTKVRPKLNVKPSVMKPAVQVKPGPKRRGVERSAVAAVKPLNSTSTVLEEPLQDAACRDRQVFPSSSTEAQLSSAVPHSPSTLLETGSSSSPLREDLQTVPVFKQSPSQETRPASTAAATETCTVPQSPIMKSPTQHKPRRPSVAQPRTTSASSATSTSAVDDFEELINEFTDDHMEDDVDPGIGEDDLLQELSEMIDS; via the exons ATGACCAACCATGGAGATGACTGCTACTTCTTTTACTATTCCACCTGCGCCAAA GGAGACAGCTGCCCATTCAGACACTGTGAGGCAGCTATGGGAAACGAGACTGTCTGCAACCTCTGGCAGGAGGGGCGCTGCTTCCGTACCGTCTGCAAGTTTCGCCACATGGAGATCACA aaaaagagaaaggagatcCCTTGTTATTGGGAGAACCATCCAGCTGGCTGCCAAAAGCCACACTGTGCCTTCTTCCATGAAAAGGCCCGTTATATTGATGGTGCCTACGTCCCACCTGATAAAA GTCAAAGCAAGAACGAGGAGCAGCCGTGCGAGGAACCAGCTCCTGCACCACCTGCCCCTCTCCCCACTGCAGCTAACCCTCAGCTCAGAGGAGTCATCAAGACAGAGGGTCAGGAGCCTGTGCCGagccccacccacccaccagtGGTGATTAATCCAGCTGACGATGACGAGGACGAAGATG ATCAGTTctcagaggagggagaggagggcaAGGTCGGCACTTCTCCTAGAAAGCTCCCCAAATCAG ATGAATCGCTGAACTTTGGAGTGAGCACCTTGGAGGAGATCCGGCTGAGGAAGGCCCTGAAGGCCAGCATGAAGAGAGCCGGTTATCCCATTCAGAGCGCTGACACCTCTGCcaatggagagaaagaaaacatccaGTCATTTTTCAGACCGGCCCTTTATGAAGCCAGAGATG CCCTGCTTGTTTTTGAAGAACCTGGGAGACCTAGAGGCAGTGTGGCTGAAAGGCTCGGAAGGAAGGTGCCCATCACAG ATGTGAAAAGAGAAGGACTGAAAAGGAGTCTAGCTGAACGTCTGGGCCGAGGTGTGGATGAAGAAGAGCATCCTCAGAAAT TTTTAAAGCCTGTTAAAGAAAGACTTGGATTGCATGCTGGTCATGTTGGACTCACTGAAGCAG CAGCTGATACCAATACAGGCCCAGAGAAAGCTGCTGAGCAGATCCGCATCAAAACTCTGGAGGAGATCAGACAAGAGAAAGCAGCTCAGTCTCAGAGCCAGAAAGACGGTCCTTCAGCCACAGCTGAAATCATCGTTAACACTAAAACCACAAAGGGTGTAAAACGAGCCATCACCGTCAAAGACGACTCCATCGGCCACATAAAAACCTTCTCTGAGATCCTCCATGccaagaagaaaaaggaggagcaggagcacaACCCCAGCGCTAAGAAGACCAGGCATGCTGCTGAGAAAGCTCCAGGCAAGATCCAGGGAGAGCCTGACCCAGCTGAACCCGGGCCTGAGGCTCCAAACACAGGGGAGATCAGGGTGAAGACCCTGGAGGAGATCCGCAGAGAGAAGGCAGCCAGGATTCAAGTCCAGCAGTCTCAGGACACTGAAAACAAGAAGTGCCCGAAAACTGAGGAGAACAGTGCTAAGAAGCCTCGCCTACTGCGCGCCAAGAAAGCAGCTTCTCAAA CAGGCATCACCACATCTGAGAATAGTGATGAAGTGACGGAGAAGCCACTGAagactcctgctgctgctccacag ACCATGTCTGCCACCAACAGTGTCAAGGTAAAGAGCTTTGAGGAGATCATGCGGGAGAAACGCCTCCGCAGGCaggagatggaggagcaggCTTCTTCCAGCAGCAAGGACAAAGCTGACTCTGAAGCAGTGCCGTCACAAAAACCAACAACAGGCAGCACCCTGAAGAGGAAGGTTCCTGCTAGAGTCACCCTCACACCACCAGGCTCTTCATCACCCTCCTCAACCACTGTGGTCCCTGACTCTACCCCCTCCGCCCAAAAAGTCCCCGTTCGTAAACAGATCCCCTTCAAATCCAAGGCTGCGTCACCTCTGAACAGCACTGCTGCTGTACCTGTACAGCAGGGTGAGAGCCAGTCCTGCTCACAGAGCCCCAGCAGCTCCAGAGAGGTCCCAGAAAGAAACACAGTGAGCTCCACT GCTCCTCAGGGTCCCACTGCTGAGAAAATACTCAACACTAATCGGAAGAAGTCCCCAGAACACAGTGCAGACACCAAAG TGAGGCCCAAACTGAATGTGAAGCCGTCTGTGATGAAGCCTGCAGTGCAGGTGAAGCCGGGCCcgaagaggagaggagtagagCGGTCTGCTGTAGCTGCTGTCAAACCTCTGAACAGCACCTCCACTGTGCTGGAGGAGCCACTGCAGGATGCAGcatgcagagacagacag GTGTTCCCATCCTCCAGCACAGAGGCTCAGCTGAGCTCAGCTGTTCCTCATAGTCCCAGCACCCTGCTGGAGACAGGCTCCAGCTCCAGCCCTCTGAGAGAAGATCTGCAGACTGTCCCTGTCTTCAAACAGAGTCCAAGCCAAGAAACCAGGCCGGCCAGCACTGCTGCTGCCACAGAGACCTGTACAGTCCCCCAAAG ccCAATCATGAAGAGTCCCACTCAGCATAAGCCACGGAGACCGAGTGTGGCCCAGCCGCGCACCACCTCCGCCTCCAGCGCCACCTCCACCTCAGCCGTGGACGACTTCGAAGAGCTGATCAACGAGTTTACGGACGACCACATGGAGGACGACGTGGACCCCGGCATCGGAGAGGATGACTTACTGCAGGAGTTGTCAgagatgattgacagctga
- the zc3h11a gene encoding zinc finger CCCH domain-containing protein 11A isoform X2 produces the protein MTNHGDDCYFFYYSTCAKGDSCPFRHCEAAMGNETVCNLWQEGRCFRTVCKFRHMEITKKRKEIPCYWENHPAGCQKPHCAFFHEKARYIDGAYVPPDKSQSKNEEQPCEEPAPAPPAPLPTAANPQLRGVIKTEGQEPVPSPTHPPVVINPADDDEDEDDQFSEEGEEGKVGTSPRKLPKSDESLNFGVSTLEEIRLRKALKASMKRAGYPIQSADTSANGEKENIQSFFRPALYEARDALLVFEEPGRPRGSVAERLGRKVPITDVKREGLKRSLAERLGRGVDEEEHPQKFLKPVKERLGLHAGHVGLTEAADTNTGPEKAAEQIRIKTLEEIRQEKAAQSQSQKDGPSATAEIIVNTKTTKGVKRAITVKDDSIGHIKTFSEILHAKKKKEEQEHNPSAKKTRHAAEKAPGKIQGEPDPAEPGPEAPNTGEIRVKTLEEIRREKAARIQVQQSQDTENKKCPKTEENSAKKPRLLRAKKAASQTGITTSENSDEVTEKPLKTPAAAPQTMSATNSVKVKSFEEIMREKRLRRQEMEEQASSSSKDKADSEAVPSQKPTTGSTLKRKVPARVTLTPPGSSSPSSTTVVPDSTPSAQKVPVRKQIPFKSKAASPLNSTAAVPVQQGESQSCSQSPSSSREVPERNTVSSTAPSAARPTRAAPQGPTAEKILNTNRKKSPEHSADTKVRPKLNVKPSVMKPAVQVKPGPKRRGVERSAVAAVKPLNSTSTVLEEPLQDAACRDRQVFPSSSTEAQLSSAVPHSPSTLLETGSSSSPLREDLQTVPVFKQSPSQETRPASTAAATETCTVPQSPIMKSPTQHKPRRPSVAQPRTTSASSATSTSAVDDFEELINEFTDDHMEDDVDPGIGEDDLLQELSEMIDS, from the exons ATGACCAACCATGGAGATGACTGCTACTTCTTTTACTATTCCACCTGCGCCAAA GGAGACAGCTGCCCATTCAGACACTGTGAGGCAGCTATGGGAAACGAGACTGTCTGCAACCTCTGGCAGGAGGGGCGCTGCTTCCGTACCGTCTGCAAGTTTCGCCACATGGAGATCACA aaaaagagaaaggagatcCCTTGTTATTGGGAGAACCATCCAGCTGGCTGCCAAAAGCCACACTGTGCCTTCTTCCATGAAAAGGCCCGTTATATTGATGGTGCCTACGTCCCACCTGATAAAA GTCAAAGCAAGAACGAGGAGCAGCCGTGCGAGGAACCAGCTCCTGCACCACCTGCCCCTCTCCCCACTGCAGCTAACCCTCAGCTCAGAGGAGTCATCAAGACAGAGGGTCAGGAGCCTGTGCCGagccccacccacccaccagtGGTGATTAATCCAGCTGACGATGACGAGGACGAAGATG ATCAGTTctcagaggagggagaggagggcaAGGTCGGCACTTCTCCTAGAAAGCTCCCCAAATCAG ATGAATCGCTGAACTTTGGAGTGAGCACCTTGGAGGAGATCCGGCTGAGGAAGGCCCTGAAGGCCAGCATGAAGAGAGCCGGTTATCCCATTCAGAGCGCTGACACCTCTGCcaatggagagaaagaaaacatccaGTCATTTTTCAGACCGGCCCTTTATGAAGCCAGAGATG CCCTGCTTGTTTTTGAAGAACCTGGGAGACCTAGAGGCAGTGTGGCTGAAAGGCTCGGAAGGAAGGTGCCCATCACAG ATGTGAAAAGAGAAGGACTGAAAAGGAGTCTAGCTGAACGTCTGGGCCGAGGTGTGGATGAAGAAGAGCATCCTCAGAAAT TTTTAAAGCCTGTTAAAGAAAGACTTGGATTGCATGCTGGTCATGTTGGACTCACTGAAGCAG CTGATACCAATACAGGCCCAGAGAAAGCTGCTGAGCAGATCCGCATCAAAACTCTGGAGGAGATCAGACAAGAGAAAGCAGCTCAGTCTCAGAGCCAGAAAGACGGTCCTTCAGCCACAGCTGAAATCATCGTTAACACTAAAACCACAAAGGGTGTAAAACGAGCCATCACCGTCAAAGACGACTCCATCGGCCACATAAAAACCTTCTCTGAGATCCTCCATGccaagaagaaaaaggaggagcaggagcacaACCCCAGCGCTAAGAAGACCAGGCATGCTGCTGAGAAAGCTCCAGGCAAGATCCAGGGAGAGCCTGACCCAGCTGAACCCGGGCCTGAGGCTCCAAACACAGGGGAGATCAGGGTGAAGACCCTGGAGGAGATCCGCAGAGAGAAGGCAGCCAGGATTCAAGTCCAGCAGTCTCAGGACACTGAAAACAAGAAGTGCCCGAAAACTGAGGAGAACAGTGCTAAGAAGCCTCGCCTACTGCGCGCCAAGAAAGCAGCTTCTCAAA CAGGCATCACCACATCTGAGAATAGTGATGAAGTGACGGAGAAGCCACTGAagactcctgctgctgctccacag ACCATGTCTGCCACCAACAGTGTCAAGGTAAAGAGCTTTGAGGAGATCATGCGGGAGAAACGCCTCCGCAGGCaggagatggaggagcaggCTTCTTCCAGCAGCAAGGACAAAGCTGACTCTGAAGCAGTGCCGTCACAAAAACCAACAACAGGCAGCACCCTGAAGAGGAAGGTTCCTGCTAGAGTCACCCTCACACCACCAGGCTCTTCATCACCCTCCTCAACCACTGTGGTCCCTGACTCTACCCCCTCCGCCCAAAAAGTCCCCGTTCGTAAACAGATCCCCTTCAAATCCAAGGCTGCGTCACCTCTGAACAGCACTGCTGCTGTACCTGTACAGCAGGGTGAGAGCCAGTCCTGCTCACAGAGCCCCAGCAGCTCCAGAGAGGTCCCAGAAAGAAACACAGTGAGCTCCACTGCTCCATCAGCAGCCAGGCCGACCAGAGCAGCTCCTCAGGGTCCCACTGCTGAGAAAATACTCAACACTAATCGGAAGAAGTCCCCAGAACACAGTGCAGACACCAAAG TGAGGCCCAAACTGAATGTGAAGCCGTCTGTGATGAAGCCTGCAGTGCAGGTGAAGCCGGGCCcgaagaggagaggagtagagCGGTCTGCTGTAGCTGCTGTCAAACCTCTGAACAGCACCTCCACTGTGCTGGAGGAGCCACTGCAGGATGCAGcatgcagagacagacag GTGTTCCCATCCTCCAGCACAGAGGCTCAGCTGAGCTCAGCTGTTCCTCATAGTCCCAGCACCCTGCTGGAGACAGGCTCCAGCTCCAGCCCTCTGAGAGAAGATCTGCAGACTGTCCCTGTCTTCAAACAGAGTCCAAGCCAAGAAACCAGGCCGGCCAGCACTGCTGCTGCCACAGAGACCTGTACAGTCCCCCAAAG ccCAATCATGAAGAGTCCCACTCAGCATAAGCCACGGAGACCGAGTGTGGCCCAGCCGCGCACCACCTCCGCCTCCAGCGCCACCTCCACCTCAGCCGTGGACGACTTCGAAGAGCTGATCAACGAGTTTACGGACGACCACATGGAGGACGACGTGGACCCCGGCATCGGAGAGGATGACTTACTGCAGGAGTTGTCAgagatgattgacagctga
- the zc3h11a gene encoding zinc finger CCCH domain-containing protein 11A isoform X1, whose amino-acid sequence MTNHGDDCYFFYYSTCAKGDSCPFRHCEAAMGNETVCNLWQEGRCFRTVCKFRHMEITKKRKEIPCYWENHPAGCQKPHCAFFHEKARYIDGAYVPPDKSQSKNEEQPCEEPAPAPPAPLPTAANPQLRGVIKTEGQEPVPSPTHPPVVINPADDDEDEDDQFSEEGEEGKVGTSPRKLPKSDESLNFGVSTLEEIRLRKALKASMKRAGYPIQSADTSANGEKENIQSFFRPALYEARDALLVFEEPGRPRGSVAERLGRKVPITDVKREGLKRSLAERLGRGVDEEEHPQKFLKPVKERLGLHAGHVGLTEAAADTNTGPEKAAEQIRIKTLEEIRQEKAAQSQSQKDGPSATAEIIVNTKTTKGVKRAITVKDDSIGHIKTFSEILHAKKKKEEQEHNPSAKKTRHAAEKAPGKIQGEPDPAEPGPEAPNTGEIRVKTLEEIRREKAARIQVQQSQDTENKKCPKTEENSAKKPRLLRAKKAASQTGITTSENSDEVTEKPLKTPAAAPQTMSATNSVKVKSFEEIMREKRLRRQEMEEQASSSSKDKADSEAVPSQKPTTGSTLKRKVPARVTLTPPGSSSPSSTTVVPDSTPSAQKVPVRKQIPFKSKAASPLNSTAAVPVQQGESQSCSQSPSSSREVPERNTVSSTAPSAARPTRAAPQGPTAEKILNTNRKKSPEHSADTKVRPKLNVKPSVMKPAVQVKPGPKRRGVERSAVAAVKPLNSTSTVLEEPLQDAACRDRQVFPSSSTEAQLSSAVPHSPSTLLETGSSSSPLREDLQTVPVFKQSPSQETRPASTAAATETCTVPQSPIMKSPTQHKPRRPSVAQPRTTSASSATSTSAVDDFEELINEFTDDHMEDDVDPGIGEDDLLQELSEMIDS is encoded by the exons ATGACCAACCATGGAGATGACTGCTACTTCTTTTACTATTCCACCTGCGCCAAA GGAGACAGCTGCCCATTCAGACACTGTGAGGCAGCTATGGGAAACGAGACTGTCTGCAACCTCTGGCAGGAGGGGCGCTGCTTCCGTACCGTCTGCAAGTTTCGCCACATGGAGATCACA aaaaagagaaaggagatcCCTTGTTATTGGGAGAACCATCCAGCTGGCTGCCAAAAGCCACACTGTGCCTTCTTCCATGAAAAGGCCCGTTATATTGATGGTGCCTACGTCCCACCTGATAAAA GTCAAAGCAAGAACGAGGAGCAGCCGTGCGAGGAACCAGCTCCTGCACCACCTGCCCCTCTCCCCACTGCAGCTAACCCTCAGCTCAGAGGAGTCATCAAGACAGAGGGTCAGGAGCCTGTGCCGagccccacccacccaccagtGGTGATTAATCCAGCTGACGATGACGAGGACGAAGATG ATCAGTTctcagaggagggagaggagggcaAGGTCGGCACTTCTCCTAGAAAGCTCCCCAAATCAG ATGAATCGCTGAACTTTGGAGTGAGCACCTTGGAGGAGATCCGGCTGAGGAAGGCCCTGAAGGCCAGCATGAAGAGAGCCGGTTATCCCATTCAGAGCGCTGACACCTCTGCcaatggagagaaagaaaacatccaGTCATTTTTCAGACCGGCCCTTTATGAAGCCAGAGATG CCCTGCTTGTTTTTGAAGAACCTGGGAGACCTAGAGGCAGTGTGGCTGAAAGGCTCGGAAGGAAGGTGCCCATCACAG ATGTGAAAAGAGAAGGACTGAAAAGGAGTCTAGCTGAACGTCTGGGCCGAGGTGTGGATGAAGAAGAGCATCCTCAGAAAT TTTTAAAGCCTGTTAAAGAAAGACTTGGATTGCATGCTGGTCATGTTGGACTCACTGAAGCAG CAGCTGATACCAATACAGGCCCAGAGAAAGCTGCTGAGCAGATCCGCATCAAAACTCTGGAGGAGATCAGACAAGAGAAAGCAGCTCAGTCTCAGAGCCAGAAAGACGGTCCTTCAGCCACAGCTGAAATCATCGTTAACACTAAAACCACAAAGGGTGTAAAACGAGCCATCACCGTCAAAGACGACTCCATCGGCCACATAAAAACCTTCTCTGAGATCCTCCATGccaagaagaaaaaggaggagcaggagcacaACCCCAGCGCTAAGAAGACCAGGCATGCTGCTGAGAAAGCTCCAGGCAAGATCCAGGGAGAGCCTGACCCAGCTGAACCCGGGCCTGAGGCTCCAAACACAGGGGAGATCAGGGTGAAGACCCTGGAGGAGATCCGCAGAGAGAAGGCAGCCAGGATTCAAGTCCAGCAGTCTCAGGACACTGAAAACAAGAAGTGCCCGAAAACTGAGGAGAACAGTGCTAAGAAGCCTCGCCTACTGCGCGCCAAGAAAGCAGCTTCTCAAA CAGGCATCACCACATCTGAGAATAGTGATGAAGTGACGGAGAAGCCACTGAagactcctgctgctgctccacag ACCATGTCTGCCACCAACAGTGTCAAGGTAAAGAGCTTTGAGGAGATCATGCGGGAGAAACGCCTCCGCAGGCaggagatggaggagcaggCTTCTTCCAGCAGCAAGGACAAAGCTGACTCTGAAGCAGTGCCGTCACAAAAACCAACAACAGGCAGCACCCTGAAGAGGAAGGTTCCTGCTAGAGTCACCCTCACACCACCAGGCTCTTCATCACCCTCCTCAACCACTGTGGTCCCTGACTCTACCCCCTCCGCCCAAAAAGTCCCCGTTCGTAAACAGATCCCCTTCAAATCCAAGGCTGCGTCACCTCTGAACAGCACTGCTGCTGTACCTGTACAGCAGGGTGAGAGCCAGTCCTGCTCACAGAGCCCCAGCAGCTCCAGAGAGGTCCCAGAAAGAAACACAGTGAGCTCCACTGCTCCATCAGCAGCCAGGCCGACCAGAGCAGCTCCTCAGGGTCCCACTGCTGAGAAAATACTCAACACTAATCGGAAGAAGTCCCCAGAACACAGTGCAGACACCAAAG TGAGGCCCAAACTGAATGTGAAGCCGTCTGTGATGAAGCCTGCAGTGCAGGTGAAGCCGGGCCcgaagaggagaggagtagagCGGTCTGCTGTAGCTGCTGTCAAACCTCTGAACAGCACCTCCACTGTGCTGGAGGAGCCACTGCAGGATGCAGcatgcagagacagacag GTGTTCCCATCCTCCAGCACAGAGGCTCAGCTGAGCTCAGCTGTTCCTCATAGTCCCAGCACCCTGCTGGAGACAGGCTCCAGCTCCAGCCCTCTGAGAGAAGATCTGCAGACTGTCCCTGTCTTCAAACAGAGTCCAAGCCAAGAAACCAGGCCGGCCAGCACTGCTGCTGCCACAGAGACCTGTACAGTCCCCCAAAG ccCAATCATGAAGAGTCCCACTCAGCATAAGCCACGGAGACCGAGTGTGGCCCAGCCGCGCACCACCTCCGCCTCCAGCGCCACCTCCACCTCAGCCGTGGACGACTTCGAAGAGCTGATCAACGAGTTTACGGACGACCACATGGAGGACGACGTGGACCCCGGCATCGGAGAGGATGACTTACTGCAGGAGTTGTCAgagatgattgacagctga